Genomic DNA from Haloarcula marina:
TCTGCAGTTCCAGTCGAAGCGAACGGGTGAACGCCTCGACGGCCCCCTTCGTCGCGGCGTACCCCGAGAGGCCCGGGTTGCCGACCAGGCCGACGCCGGAACTCACGTTGTGGACGATGCCCTCCCCGCGGGCCCGCATGTGGGGCAAGACGGCGTGAATCGTCCGCAGATACCCGAAGAAGTTTACCTCGAACTCGCGGCGCGTGGCCGCGAGCGTCTGGTCCGCGAAGGGGCCGAACTCGAATATCGCGGCGTTGTTGACGAGGATGTCTATCCCGCCCCACTCGGCCAGCACCCCGTCGATGGCCGCCTCGACGGCCGCGTCGGCGGTCACGTCGCACTCGTAGAAGGCCACCCGGTCGGGCAGGGACTCGTGCAACGGGCGGAGGTTCGCGCCGTCCACGTCGAGTCCGGCGACGCGGTAGCCGTCGTCGACGAGCGCACGGCAGAGATGGTAGCCGATGCCCTCGTTCGCGCCGGTGACGACGACGCGTTTCGCATCGGTAGCGGGCATATGTCGTCTAGACGCCGTTCGGCGCTATCACCTTACCGCCCACTGCACTTCGACCGTATCCTTATGCTCGCGCCGAACCTATCAGCGAGTATGACAGACGATGCCGACGAATCGAGCACGTCGCTGTTGCCGGAGCCACTCAGAACCGTCACGCCGCTAACCGGGTCGCACCGCGACGAGAGCATGGACGTTATCGGCTGGGGCATCTTCCTGGGCCTCGTCGTCTTGCTCCTGCCGCTGTTGCCGTTCATCCTCATCGTCTGGCTTATCTCGAAGGTGACCGAGTCGCTGACGCCGAGTTAGGTCCGGTCGGTCCCGACCAGTTCGAAGTCCGTCCCCGCACCGGCCGCCCGCGCCCCCTCGTAGGCGACGTGGGCGGCGGCCACGTCCTGAATCGCCAAGCCCGTCGAGTCGAAGACAGTGAGGCCGTCCTCGGGGGTTCGGCCGTCGAGGTCACCGGCGACGATGGGGCCGAGTTCGCCGTAGAGGTCCGCGTCCGAGAGGACGCCCGCACTCCACGGGACGTTGATTTCGCCCGAGTGGGTACACTGCTCGTAGTCGTCGATGACGAGTTTCGCGTCCAATAGGGTCTGGTCGTCGTGTTCGTGCTTCCCGGCGGCGTCGGCCCCGATGGCGTTGACGTGGGTCCGGTCGCCGAGCCACGACCGCTCGACGATGGGCGACTCGACGGGCGTAATCGTCGAGAGTACGTCACACCCGGCGGCCTCGGCGATGGACCCCGCCCGAACCTCGAATCGGTCCGAAAAGTGGTCGACGAACGCCTGCTGTTTCTCGGGGTCCCGGTCGGCGATGACCACCGTCTCGATGTCCCGAACGGTCGCGATGGCTTCCAGTTGAGTGTACGACTGTGTGCCCGCGCCGACCAGTCCCAGCGAGTCGGCGTCGGGGACGGCGAGGTGGTCGGTGGCGACGGCGGCGGCCGCGCCGGTCCGCAGTCGGGTCAGGACGGTGCCGTCCATCACCGACAGCGGGAACGCCGTCTCGGGGTCCGAGTAGATGAGCGTCCCCAGCACCGTCGGCAAGTCGTGGTCGGTGGGGTTGTCCGGGTGGACGTTAACCCACTTCACCGCGGCGGCGTCCCACTCGCCCGCGTGGACGTAGGCGGGCATCGACCGGAAGTCGCCGTTGTACTCCGGAAGGTCGATGTAGGACTTCGCGGGCATGATGGTGTCGCCGCGAGCGTCGGCGGCGAAGGCCGCCGAGACGGCGTCGATGACCGCCGGGAGGTCGGCGTAGTCGGCCACGTCGTCGGGACCGAGCAGCAACGTCTGCATAACAACAGGTCGAACGCCGCGACACTTATACTGCGTGCGTCTTTCCCACGTGTAAAATAAATGGCGCGGCAGAGCCGTTATCACGCGGCAGGCCCTCGTAACCGTATGCACGGGGGCGTCGCGGCAGTCG
This window encodes:
- a CDS encoding DUF7535 family protein, which produces MTDDADESSTSLLPEPLRTVTPLTGSHRDESMDVIGWGIFLGLVVLLLPLLPFILIVWLISKVTESLTPS
- a CDS encoding ornithine cyclodeaminase family protein; the encoded protein is MQTLLLGPDDVADYADLPAVIDAVSAAFAADARGDTIMPAKSYIDLPEYNGDFRSMPAYVHAGEWDAAAVKWVNVHPDNPTDHDLPTVLGTLIYSDPETAFPLSVMDGTVLTRLRTGAAAAVATDHLAVPDADSLGLVGAGTQSYTQLEAIATVRDIETVVIADRDPEKQQAFVDHFSDRFEVRAGSIAEAAGCDVLSTITPVESPIVERSWLGDRTHVNAIGADAAGKHEHDDQTLLDAKLVIDDYEQCTHSGEINVPWSAGVLSDADLYGELGPIVAGDLDGRTPEDGLTVFDSTGLAIQDVAAAHVAYEGARAAGAGTDFELVGTDRT
- a CDS encoding SDR family NAD(P)-dependent oxidoreductase; the encoded protein is MPATDAKRVVVTGANEGIGYHLCRALVDDGYRVAGLDVDGANLRPLHESLPDRVAFYECDVTADAAVEAAIDGVLAEWGGIDILVNNAAIFEFGPFADQTLAATRREFEVNFFGYLRTIHAVLPHMRARGEGIVHNVSSGVGLVGNPGLSGYAATKGAVEAFTRSLRLELQNESVSCTVMHPPLTGTRSAAELGYPDFLLRDPADVGRKLATKIESTGPVITADWTVRLGLALAQRFPYVVKKGTQRFVREFEAAERDAE